The following is a genomic window from Thermodesulfobacteriota bacterium.
AGGACCTTGACTCCTGCGGCCAGGAGGCCGGGGATGTCGTCCTCGGGGATGGTGCCGCCCCCGAAGACGAGCACGTCGCCCAGCCCCTTCTCCCGCAGCAGGTCCATGACCGCGGGGAACACGAAGTTGTGGGACCCGGAGAGGATGGAGATGCCGATGACGTCCACGGCCTCCTGGAGGGCGGCGGCCACGATCTGCTCGGGGCTCTGGTGCAGCCCCGTGTAGACCACCTCGTACCCGCTCTCCTGCAAGTGCTTGGCCACCACTTTGGCACCCCGGTCGTGCCCGTCGAGCCCGGGCTTGGCGATCAACACGCGCACTTTCTTCATGGTCGCTTCGTCCTCTTCGCTGCACAGTGGGGTTCGGCCGCTCTCGCCCGTCCTGGGCTCCGCGGCGCGGCACCCGTCCCGGGGTTCGCGGCCAAGGCCGCTCCTACGGGCGATGGCATGAAACGGAGGGCTGACCCGCTCGCGGTCAAAACACCGCCGGGTCCTGGTAGGCGCCAAAGACGTCGACGATGGCGCCGCACACCTCGCCCAGGAGGGCGTACTCCTTGACCGCCTCCACGATGGGGTACATGAGGTTCTCGCCCCCCCGGGCGGCATCGCGCACCCGGCCCAGGCACTGCTCCACCGCGGCGTTGTCGCGGTTCTTCTTCGTCTCGGCAATACGGGCCAGCTGGGCCTTCTCCGCGCTGTCGTCGATCCTGAGGAGCGGGATTGTGCTGCCCTCCTCCATCGCGAACTGGTTCACCCCCACGATGACCTTGTCCCCCGACTCCACGGCCTTCTGGAAGTCCATGGACGCCCGGATGATCTCATTCTGGGGGTAGCCGGCTTCCACCGCCGCCACCATGCCCCCGAGCTCGTCGATCTTGCGGATGTACTCCTGGGCGGCCTTCTCCATCTGGTCGGTGAGGGCCTCGACGAAGTAGGAGCCCGCCAGGGGGTCGACGGTGTTGGCCACGCCGGTCTCGTGGGCGATGATCTGCTGGGTGCGCAGCGCCACCGTCACCGCCTCCTCCGTGGGCAGGGCCTCGGCCTCGTCGAAGGAGTTGGTGTGGAGGCTCTGGGTGCCGCCGAGCACCGCGGAGAGCGCCTCGAAGGCGGTGCGCACGATGTTGTTGAGGGGCTGCTGGGCGGTGAGGCTCACCCCGGCGGTCTGGGTGTGGAACCGCATCCAGAGGCTGCGGGGGTCCTTGGCGCCGAAGCGCTCCTTCATGATGCGCGCCCACAGGCGCCGGGCCGCCCGGAACTTGGCGATCTCCTCGAAGAAGTCCATGTGGGCGTCGAAGAAGAACGAGAGGTGGGGCGCGAAATGGTCCACGTCGAGGCCCCGGGCCACGGCCGCCTCCACGTAGGCGATGCCGTCGGCCAGG
Proteins encoded in this region:
- a CDS encoding cobalamin B12-binding domain-containing protein encodes the protein MKKVRVLIAKPGLDGHDRGAKVVAKHLQESGYEVVYTGLHQSPEQIVAAALQEAVDVIGISILSGSHNFVFPAVMDLLREKGLGDVLVFGGGTIPEDDIPGLLAAGVKVLFRPGTPLQEITSFLQANVG
- a CDS encoding methylmalonyl-CoA mutase family protein; the encoded protein is MADPKLDPIRTETGRWQAAVDRSLARHPERRAQFASLSDIPVQRLYTPDDVARLDYLRDLGYPGEYPFTRGVQSTMYRGRLWTMRQFSGFGTAEETNRRYKYLLQQGQTGLSVAFHFPTLNGVNSDHRLSRGEVGKCGVAIDSLRDMEVLFDGIPLDKVTTSMTVNHPGPVLLAMYLTVAQKQGVSWDRVGGTVQNDPLKEFFAQKSYIWPPKESVRLLVDTMEFCARHVPKWHPVSISGYHIREAGSTAQQELAFTLADGIAYVEAAVARGLDVDHFAPHLSFFFDAHMDFFEEIAKFRAARRLWARIMKERFGAKDPRSLWMRFHTQTAGVSLTAQQPLNNIVRTAFEALSAVLGGTQSLHTNSFDEAEALPTEEAVTVALRTQQIIAHETGVANTVDPLAGSYFVEALTDQMEKAAQEYIRKIDELGGMVAAVEAGYPQNEIIRASMDFQKAVESGDKVIVGVNQFAMEEGSTIPLLRIDDSAEKAQLARIAETKKNRDNAAVEQCLGRVRDAARGGENLMYPIVEAVKEYALLGEVCGAIVDVFGAYQDPAVF